In the genome of Microcoleus vaginatus PCC 9802, the window AAGAAAGAGAACAACTGTTAGAATGCGATCGCCTTGCAGAGTCCCAAGCAGAAGCCGCTAACCGGATTCAAGACGAGTTTTTAGCGGTGCTGTCCCATGAGGGGCGATCGCCCGTGTGCTTAAACACTGAATGACTTAGGTTTTGGGCATATTATATTTTGATTCCCTAACAATAACTGGCATAATAGGTAAATAGGCAGGACTAACCGCAATGAAAGTAGAACGTACACACTCCTTGAATGATGGACAAGAGCTTACTGTAAATTTTCCTCAAGAGCTATGTACGGACTGCCAAGCACTCGAAGCACGACGATTTGCGGTGATAGTCGATCACATGGCTGAGGCTTTTATTTCTATTAATTCAGAGTGGCGCTGCACCTATGTCAACCATAAAGCAGAGCAGCTTTTAACCAGGAAGCGGCAACACCTGATAGGCAAAAATATATGGACTATATTTTCGGTCGATCTTACCTCTGAGCTATATAAGTATTGTCATCGAGCGATCGTAACGCCAACGGCGATCGAGTTTGAAGAACACTACCCCTCACTCAACAAGTGGTTAAAAATTCGCCTCATCAAGAGTGAAGATGGCTTACTTATTTACTTCCAAGACACGACTCAAACATCTCAACTCGATCGACAATTGAAAGCCGAAATTACAAAGTGCCAGCAGGTGGAAGCGACCCTTCAGAAAGAACAGGACTTTTTGAAGGCAATCCTAAACAACGTTCAAGCTGGCATTGTCGCTTGCGATGCAGATGGCATATTGACGGTATTTAACCAAGCAGCTAAAGATTTCCATGGGGTACCTCAGCAGCCACTTCCACCGGCTCAATGGGCTCAGTATTATAATTTGTATTTGCCCGACGGCAAAACACCCATGAATACAGAGGATATTCCCCTGTTCCAGGCCTTGCAAGGACACAACGTTCGTGATTTGGAAATGATGATTGTTCCGCAGCAGGGAACGCCGCGAATGCTGTTAGCAACTGGACAGGCGATTATTGCCGCCAACGGCGAAAAACAAGGTGCTGTTGTCGTGATGCACGACATTACACAACGCAAGCAGGCAGAAACTGCTCTGCGTGAGGGTGAAGCGCAATTATCCAGCATCTTCCAAACTATTCCTGATGGCATCACTATTTTAGATTCTACCGGACAGATTATTGCCGCAAATAGGGCAGCAGAGAGGATTTTAAGATTAACTAGCAGCGACATTGTGGAGCGAGGCTATAAAGATCCATCCTGGTTCATTACAACCGTGGAGGGTCATCCTTTCCCAGAAGATGAACTGCCGTTTGCGAGGGTTATGCAAACAGGTCAGGCTATTTATGGCATTGAACATGCCATTAACCATGCCGATGGCACCCGCACGATTCTCTCGATCAATGCTTCCCCTTTGTTTGACGCAGAAGAACAAATTATCAATATCATTGCTGCTTTCAGCGACATTACTGAACGCAAGCAAACCGAAGACGAACGAGTACAGCTTGTTCAAGAACAGGCAGCCCGTGCTTTAGCAGAGGTTTCTCAGGAAAAATCAGCATTTTTAGCCCAAGTGAGTGCTGTCCTTTCCTCTTCGCTAGAGTATGAACAAACTCTCCAAAGCGTTGCAAAGCTGGCAGTTCCTTATTTTGCAGATTGGTGTAGTGTTGATTTGCTAAATGACGATCGCACAATCAGTCGTGTTGCAGTTGCTCATTCAGATCCCGAAAAAGTGAAGTTGGGCTGGGAGTTGGCTCAACGCTTTCCCAGACATCTCGATGATGGGTATGGCATTACTAAAGTCATGCAAACAGGACAGGTTGAAATTGGGATTGAGATTACAGATGAACAGTTAGTTGCCACAGTGCCGAATGGTGAATACCTGGAAATCTTACGTGGAGTTGGGTTAAAGTCCTGCATCATTGCACCGCTACAGGCACGCGGGCGCGTGTTGGGTAGCATTACCTTTGTGTTTACTGAATCCGATCGCCGCTATCGCCTGGAAGACATTGGCCTGGCTGAAGATTTGGCTCAGCGAGCAGCGATCGCCATTGATAACGCTCGTCTCTATAATGAAACACAACAAGCGAAATTAGCCGCCGAACTCGCTGCAAACCGGACGGCTCGACTGCTGGCGGTGATGACAGCTTTGTCTGAATCCCTAACTTCGGCTCAAGTGGCTCAGGTGATTATTGAACAGGGAATGTCCGCACTGGGAGCAAGTTCTGGTTTGCTTGCGGTATTAAACCAGGATGCAAGCGAACTGGAGATTATTCAAGCCATTGGCTATGAGCACGTAGGAGACTTTCAGCGCAGTTTTTCACTTCATGCACCCTATCCTCTGGCAGAAGCTGTGCGAAGTGGGCAACCTGTTTGGGTAGAAACTATTGAAAACCGAATTGCCCGTTATCCTCATTTAGCCCAAGCTTATGCCAAGGCTGGTTCAGAAGCCTGGATTTCAGTGCCATTGTTGATTGAAGGACAAGCCGTTGGTGGGCTATCGCTGAGTTTTTCGACCCTTCCCCGACTTTCCGAGAGCGATCGCGCTTTTGTTTTGGCACTGGCACAGCAGTCGGCGCAGTCGATCGACCGAGCACGGCTCTACGAGTCAGAATCGCAAGCACGGACACAAGCAGAAGCAGCTAACCGAATTAAAGATGAGTTCTTAGCTGTCTTGTCGCACGAATTGCGAACTCCGTTGAATCCGATTCTGGGTTGGACTCGACTGCTGCGAAGGGGAACCCTGGATTCTGGCAAGACGGCGGTAGCTCTCGAAACGATTGAACGCAATACCCAGTTGCAAGTTCAACTGATTGAGGATTTGCTGGATATTTCTCGCATTCTGCAAGGCAAGCTGAGTTTGAACTCTACTCCTATTAATTTGAAAACAACTCTTAAAGCTGCGCTCGAAACAGTTAGTTTAGCCGCCGAAGCGAAAAACATTCAAATTCAAACTCACCTAGAACCCAATGTCGGCGATGTATTAGGAGATGCTACCCGATTGCAACAGGTTGTCTGGAATTTGCTCACCAATGCCATTAAGTTCACCCCAACAGGAGGTCGAGTTGAAGTTGAGCTAAAAAGGATTGATTCCTATGCTCAAATTCAAGTCAGGGATACAGGGAAAGGGATTAAGCCAGAATTTATTCCCTATGTATTTGACACATTTCGACAAGCCGATAGCAGTATTACGAGAACATTTGGTGGGTTAGGGCTGGGATTAGCGATCGTGCGTCACGTCGTTGAGCTACATGGTGGAATTGTCAAAGCCGAAAGTTTTGGAGAAGGACAGGGAGCAACATTTACTGTCACACTTCCCTTATTAGCCAGAAGCAATGATGCAAACAGTGACCCCAACGATAATCTATCACTCAAAGCTCACACTTCACCCTTGGCTAGATTATGTATCCTGGCCGTCGATGACGAAGTAGACAATTTAGAGTTAGTTCAATGTATTTTGGAGCAAGCGGGAGCCACAGTGATCTCTGTATCTTCAGCAACGGATGCGCTACAAAAGCTCAATGAATCTAAGCCAGATGTTTTGATTGCTGATATTGGGATGCCACAAATGGATGGCTATATGTTGATTCGTCAAGTGAGACAACTATCCACACAGGAGGGAGGAGAGATTCCCGCGATCGCCCTCACAGCGTATGCAGGTGAGGCAAATCAGCAGCAAGCACTAGCAGCCGGATTTCAAAAGCATCTTCCCAAGCCTGTTGAGCCTGAAACGTTAGTGGAGACAATTGAGAAATTGCTTCATCAAATAGAGTAATATTAATTCCGGTTGCACTCCTCATAATTGTTGGCTGTTGGCTGTTAACTGTCAGTCGAAAAACTGAAGGAGATAAATTCCGGTTGCATCGGAATAGTCCAATCCAGTCAGCAGTCAACAATCACGGATGGATGGTGCAACAGGAATTGATAGAATTCATCTGCGTTAATCTGTGTTTATCTGCCCTCATCTGCGGTAAAAAAAAGAGAATGTATTAACCACAGATGACAAGGGATTGACGCGGATTAACGCAGATGAAGAGAAGAGAGAGAGGAATAATTTCGATGCTAACAGATTTAATATGATGGTTGAGTGTTGATTGTTGACTCGATTTTACGCCCGACTATGAAGCGCAAATTTAATATAAGGCAGAGTATTAGAGAGAGTGGAAATTAAGATTCAGCTAGCTCGGTACAAGGATTTCAAGTTGATTATTGGAGATGTCTTTTGAGTATAGTCTGGGAAGAAAATGTCACGAATTGAGGGCTAGCCTAATGCTGCTGGGCTTAGATGTATGAATAGGCTCTGCTAAGGCATTGCTCCCCAAACCCCATAATAATATATCTTTGACACCAGCCCAGGGCCCACAACGCGGGAAATTTTAACTTGGCCCCACAGTTGGGAAATTCCGATCGCAATCGCAACTAATGTCGATCGCCCCCCTGCATCCCCAAATCATCTCAAATCCAGTTCACCACTCCACCAGCCTACCAGTCCCTTCCGGGACACGGCTGCCATGCCGTGTCCTCACCCGCAGCAAGACTTGAGACGCCTTGGGGAAAAATCCCCTGATAACTTACCTGCGACAGCCTTGGGCGATCGCCCTCAACACCGCTAGCCGCACTTCTGGATGAGATTTTTCAAGCCCGTTAGCCCGGAAAATCCAGTGTCCGCCGCCCGCGTGCTCGATCGCAATCTTCTGTCCGTCAGGCAAAACTATTTGCCACCAATTCAACACTGTGGCTTTAATAAGGTGGCACTGAATTTCGTTCAGTTGAACCTCCATTAATTTCAGTTGACGCATGATTGGATTTTGGGCAGATGACTTCATGATTTTTCTCATTAAATGAATTCGACTGTTTCTCGGCTTTGATTTCACTTTGCCGATTTTTGAACTTAACTTCACCTTCCGAAGTTTTTGCCTTAACTTCCCTTTCCGAAGTTTTCGCCTTCACTTCCCTTTTACCACCTTTAGGGCCAACTTTGACTCCAAAACCTTTAGACTTAACTTTTCCTGGGGCAGAAGTTGAAGTCTGTTCCGTTGCCGGCTTCTTAAACTCCGCGTCTAATTGGTCTAAAATCTCCTCTTGTTCGGGAGTATGTTCCGCTGGCTGCTCTAAATTTCTGGGATTGTATTCGCCAACCAACCTTGCCAAAAATTCCGAAATTGACAGTCCGGCTGCGGCTGCTTTTTTGGTTAAAAGGGCGTAGGTGTCGGTTTTAATGCGAATTTGTTTGAGCCGGAGGTTGGGATTGTTGTCAACTGTTTCGGCAATAGTTACTGCGGTAATCCTTTCTTTGGGAATGACATCGACAACTTCTTGCCACTTTTCCTGTAAACGACAGTCGCCATATTGGTCGGTAATTGCGTGTTTGAACAAAGGAACAACTTGAGCGACGCAGCTAGGCAAAATCTCAAATCCGGCTTTAATTAAGCGCAGGCAAATGCCAGCAGCTTTGATAATTTGTCTGCAGTAAAAATACTGCCGACCTAATGCTTGTTCGCAGTAAGTTTTAAAAGTTTTGAACTTGTCTTTGTACAATCGCAGTTTTCGGATCGCGTCCAGCATGATTCCTTGACGCACGTAGTCTAGGAATCCCCTTTTAATTTCGCCTGTCAGGTAGTCTAAATCGTGAAAGGGAGATTGATTCTGGATTTCTTCTTCAAAGTCTAGCAGCGGGCCTGCAAAGTGAAAGTTGGAGGCGACATCGCCTAGGTAGAAGTTGTCAATTGATGTGGACATGATCTGGAATGGTTCGAGAAAGGGCACGATAGCACGGAAGTTGTGCGATCGCAAAGGAGAAGTTTTGGTCGGGATCTTTGATACAATTTTGAGTTGTGTTGTCCTGTGAGGTCGATCGACCTTTTACATGGCATCACCTCCTCGGCGTTGAGGAAAAGAGGCTTGAGCTATGCGCCCCAGCCGTAAAAATACACTTGGGTATGCAGGCACAATTGATAGACACGAAAAATCAGGCGGTTCTTCAAACCTGCATTTTGACGAAACGAGACTCGCTGAGCCGCCCTTTGTCATGTCACCTTTGTCTCATTATGAGATGTCAATTTAATTTTGTCAAGCATGACATCTCAATATGAGATTTTACGATCCAATGTCATCAAGAAAAGAACGAAGACAGGAGGGCAATTCACCATTGGAAGCCCTAAGAATCCACAAAACCGACTTATCACAAGATGAGTTCGCTTTTAAATGTGGGATTCCCCGCGCCACCTATCACAGATGGATATCTGGAGCAACAGAGCCCAAATTTTCTCTCGAACAGTTGAAAGCAATTTGCCGAGAACTACAAATAGAAAAAATAGATGAACTTCCAGAGAGCTTTGGCCCGAAGAAGCAATCAAACCAAACCAACAGTTAAAAAATTACTGCTGATACAATTTTGAGTCAGGCTGCAAGGTCGATCGACCTTAACCCGACCAGGATCGAACCTACCCTTGGAAGGGGGGGGAGAGGTAGATTGTAATAATGATTAATCTTTAATTGGGCAGGAACTTCAATGCTAGTAAAGCTCTTTTGATGCCTGTTGAAATGTGGCGCGATCGTTGAGATGTGGAAAAGGCTTGTCAGGAGGAACAGATACGCCAAGGAAGTGACACAAGGGTTCCCAACCCTCCTTCACTTGGTAAACTAACAGGCGCTCTGGTGGAACCAAACGTTTGACTTCTTCAATGTGTTGATTGAAAATTCCGATCGCGTAGGGTTTATCCTCAAATTTCCCTTGAAAATCCTTCACCCAAACATCTTTATCTGCCATGCGGAAGATGCGAACTAGATTCCGCAGCTTTGGAGAAAATGGGAGCGATAAAGCCATCTTTAGCTTCTTCCAGCCTTTTGGCCCTGCTTGGTAGATTGTTTTCAAGGTACTCTCATACCAACTATCTGCATCTCGAATACTCAACAGAACTTTAGCATCAGGATAGTGCTGCATAAGTTGACTATAGTAACGATAACCTGGGTAATCTACTATTGCTTGGTAGCCATCAAACAAAGCATCCCAATTGACAGGTTTTCCCTGACTGGCATCCTCCCAGAACTTTACATCAGAAGGGTGTGTTAGAAGTTCTACCATGTGGTAGCATTTACTAAAACCGAGTTCTTCTAAAGCAGCTTTGATAGATAGCGTTCCCGTTCGTCCAAAACCTGCACCAATCACCTTAATTGCCATAAATTCCTCAATATTCTGCTTCCATTAAAAGTCGAAGCCCACTGCCTCAATTGTAGATCAGGCGATCGCGCAACAGTTCTGGTACTAGGGTATAGATTTTCCCCCCTAGGTGTAGCGACCTGCAATACTAAACGCTCTGTCCCTGCAATGCTGCGATTTTTGAGGATGGATTAATTGCAACTGAAATTACTGTTCAGCCAGGATTAACTGCAACACAAACCCAGGGCTAACTGCAAATGAGCCTGCAATCATCCATTTCGACCGGAATTAACTGCAACTGATCGATGTCTAGAGGGTGACAAGGATCTTTCATCGCTCAATCCGTGACTTTCCCTCTCAGAGCTTTAATCTGCCCTCGCTTGGTTTTGCTGTCGAGACGCTTGCGCTGGGAACTACGAGTTGCTTTGCTGGGTTTGCGCCTTTTCGGTATGACGATCGCACTTTTAATGAGTTCTTGCAGCCGTCTCAAAGCCTCCTCCCGGTTTTGTTCCTGGCTGCGGTGTTCCTGGGCCTTGATGACAATCACACCTTCGGAGGTGATGCGCTGGTCGTTGATTTGCAACAAACGCTGCTTGTAGCGATCGGGCAATGAGGAAGCTGGGATATCAAAGCGCAAGTGAATCGCACTCGCCACCTTATTTACATTTTGCCCCCCCGCGCCTTGAGAGCGAATGGCACTAATCTCGATTTCGCGATCGTCCAGGAACACTGTATTAGAAATTTGTAGCATGATTCATCAGTGAGATTAAAGATACTGGGAAAGCAGTGCATCTTTTATATATAACTTACTTTGGTAGATCAATTATTTACACTTCTTAGCTGTCAGGATGAATTCGATGAGTCTTTTTCTATCCCATAACTCTATGTCGTTAGATTCAGCAAGGTTGTAAGCATTTTCTGTAAATCTGTTGTTGGTGATGACTCTTCCTTTATTCCCTTGGTAATGTCTGACGGCTCCTGCTACTTCTTGAACTGCTTTAATCCCAACTGGATTTTTGCTTCTTTTCGCTTGAACCACAGTTGTTGAGCCATCTTTGTATAAAATTAAATCCGCCCCATAATCTTGACTATCTTGAGTTAAAGTAACACCATACCCAAAGTTTCTAAAATGGACATCAAGAAATCTTTCAAACTCTTTTCCTGTCATTTCATCTACTTCCAAAATTCCACTGTCTAATAAACGTTTTTTTTCCTCTTCTTCTTTTTTCTTTTCTTCTTTCTCTTCTTCTTTCCATCTATCAACTACCGATTTCGCAATAGCAACGGCAACGGCAGCGCCTCCTACTATAAAAGGCCACATAAAATTACATTTATTTAAAAGGATTATTTATTATACCAGATTTCCT includes:
- a CDS encoding PAS domain S-box protein, whose amino-acid sequence is MKVERTHSLNDGQELTVNFPQELCTDCQALEARRFAVIVDHMAEAFISINSEWRCTYVNHKAEQLLTRKRQHLIGKNIWTIFSVDLTSELYKYCHRAIVTPTAIEFEEHYPSLNKWLKIRLIKSEDGLLIYFQDTTQTSQLDRQLKAEITKCQQVEATLQKEQDFLKAILNNVQAGIVACDADGILTVFNQAAKDFHGVPQQPLPPAQWAQYYNLYLPDGKTPMNTEDIPLFQALQGHNVRDLEMMIVPQQGTPRMLLATGQAIIAANGEKQGAVVVMHDITQRKQAETALREGEAQLSSIFQTIPDGITILDSTGQIIAANRAAERILRLTSSDIVERGYKDPSWFITTVEGHPFPEDELPFARVMQTGQAIYGIEHAINHADGTRTILSINASPLFDAEEQIINIIAAFSDITERKQTEDERVQLVQEQAARALAEVSQEKSAFLAQVSAVLSSSLEYEQTLQSVAKLAVPYFADWCSVDLLNDDRTISRVAVAHSDPEKVKLGWELAQRFPRHLDDGYGITKVMQTGQVEIGIEITDEQLVATVPNGEYLEILRGVGLKSCIIAPLQARGRVLGSITFVFTESDRRYRLEDIGLAEDLAQRAAIAIDNARLYNETQQAKLAAELAANRTARLLAVMTALSESLTSAQVAQVIIEQGMSALGASSGLLAVLNQDASELEIIQAIGYEHVGDFQRSFSLHAPYPLAEAVRSGQPVWVETIENRIARYPHLAQAYAKAGSEAWISVPLLIEGQAVGGLSLSFSTLPRLSESDRAFVLALAQQSAQSIDRARLYESESQARTQAEAANRIKDEFLAVLSHELRTPLNPILGWTRLLRRGTLDSGKTAVALETIERNTQLQVQLIEDLLDISRILQGKLSLNSTPINLKTTLKAALETVSLAAEAKNIQIQTHLEPNVGDVLGDATRLQQVVWNLLTNAIKFTPTGGRVEVELKRIDSYAQIQVRDTGKGIKPEFIPYVFDTFRQADSSITRTFGGLGLGLAIVRHVVELHGGIVKAESFGEGQGATFTVTLPLLARSNDANSDPNDNLSLKAHTSPLARLCILAVDDEVDNLELVQCILEQAGATVISVSSATDALQKLNESKPDVLIADIGMPQMDGYMLIRQVRQLSTQEGGEIPAIALTAYAGEANQQQALAAGFQKHLPKPVEPETLVETIEKLLHQIE
- a CDS encoding XRE family transcriptional regulator; translation: MSSRKERRQEGNSPLEALRIHKTDLSQDEFAFKCGIPRATYHRWISGATEPKFSLEQLKAICRELQIEKIDELPESFGPKKQSNQTNS
- a CDS encoding sulfotransferase family protein, translated to MAIKVIGAGFGRTGTLSIKAALEELGFSKCYHMVELLTHPSDVKFWEDASQGKPVNWDALFDGYQAIVDYPGYRYYSQLMQHYPDAKVLLSIRDADSWYESTLKTIYQAGPKGWKKLKMALSLPFSPKLRNLVRIFRMADKDVWVKDFQGKFEDKPYAIGIFNQHIEEVKRLVPPERLLVYQVKEGWEPLCHFLGVSVPPDKPFPHLNDRATFQQASKELY
- a CDS encoding aminoacyl-tRNA hydrolase, producing the protein MLQISNTVFLDDREIEISAIRSQGAGGQNVNKVASAIHLRFDIPASSLPDRYKQRLLQINDQRITSEGVIVIKAQEHRSQEQNREEALRRLQELIKSAIVIPKRRKPSKATRSSQRKRLDSKTKRGQIKALRGKVTD
- a CDS encoding restriction endonuclease; the protein is MWPFIVGGAAVAVAIAKSVVDRWKEEEKEEKKKEEEEKKRLLDSGILEVDEMTGKEFERFLDVHFRNFGYGVTLTQDSQDYGADLILYKDGSTTVVQAKRSKNPVGIKAVQEVAGAVRHYQGNKGRVITNNRFTENAYNLAESNDIELWDRKRLIEFILTAKKCK